One region of Glycine max cultivar Williams 82 chromosome 9, Glycine_max_v4.0, whole genome shotgun sequence genomic DNA includes:
- the LOC100778784 gene encoding miraculin, producing MKITLIPLLLLSVLGIKSLLEGAYDSPHQVVDTSGNILRVGANYYIIPNPTTKCSIFSKYKGNNGLVLAKVAANKTFPLDVLVVEGQQLGQPLTFTPIHDQKKGAPVRVSTDLNIEFSMQTSCSQSNVWKIDHFDRATRKWFVTTGGVVGHPSWRTISNWFKIEKYDGDYKLVSCPTFCAYCKVQCRDIGVYEDQNGNKRLALTDAPYKVRFQKA from the coding sequence ATGAAGATCACATTAATCCCGTTGCTCCTTCTTTCTGTgttgggaataaaatcactgcTTGAAGGAGCTTATGATTCACCTCACCAAGTTGTTGACACATCTGGCAATATACTAAGGGTAGGTGCCAACTACTACATCATTCCCAACCCTACTACCAAATGTTCAATTTTTTCCAAATACAAAGGTAACAACGGGCTTGTGCTAGCAAAAGTAGCAGCTAACAAGACCTTCCCTCTTGATGTTTTGGTTGTGGAGGGACAGCAATTAGGCCAGCCACTAACTTTTACACCGATTCATGACCAAAAGAAAGGTGCACCGGTTCGTGTCTCTACTGACCTCAACATCGAGTTCTCCATGCAAACAAGTTGTTCACAATCAAATGTGTGGAAAATTGATCACTTTGATAGGGCAACGAGGAAGTGGTTTGTTACAACTGGTGGTGTTGTGGGGCACCCAAGTTGGAGAACTATCAGCAACTGGTTTAAGATTGAGAAATATGATGGTGACTATAAGCTGGTTTCGTGCCCAACTTTTTGTGCATATTGCAAGGTTCAATGTAGGGATATTGGTGTATACGAGGATCAAAATGGGAACAAGCGTCTAGCCCTCACTGATGCGCCTTACAAAGTTCGGTTTCAGAAGGCCTAA
- the LOC112997899 gene encoding uncharacterized protein, producing the protein MKRSIPEAFRGSISEGQSAKKFLEEIEQYFAKNEKAEMSNLLAKLISMKYKGKGNKKECIMEMSNLASKLKSLKLELGEDLLVHLVLISLPTHFGQFKVSYNTQKDKWSLNELISHCVQEEERLQRDRIESAHLTSTS; encoded by the coding sequence ATGAAGCGCTCTATTCCTGAGGCGTTTCGAGGCTCTATTTCTGAGGGTCAAAGTGCAAAGAAATTTCTTGAGGAAATTGAGCAATACtttgccaaaaatgaaaaagcgGAGATGAGTAACCTTTTGGCTAAACTCATCTCCATGAAGTATAAAGGCAAAGGGAACAAAAAGGAGTGCATTATGGAGATGTCCAATCTCGCATCAAAACTCAAGTCACTTAAGTTAGAGCTTGGTGAAGACCTGCTCGTGCACTTGGTTTTGATCTCGCTTCCTACACATtttgggcaattcaaagtgagctaTAACACTCAGAAGGACAAATGGTCCCTCAATGAGCTTATATCTCACTGTGTGCAAGAGGAGGAGAGGTTGCAAAGAGATAGGATTGAAAGTGCTCACTTGACTTCGACCTCttag
- the LOC100779308 gene encoding miraculin: MKTASLASLVLILLALSSQSLLGEAETSPEQVLDTSGKVLREGVNYNILISMPYTSCRSPQGLGLSKIGNSCPLDVVVVDINHRLPLRFIPVNPKKGVIRVATDLNIMFPDRNVTCPHHSTVWKVDNFHVSKGHRLVTTGGVVGYPGRETIGNWFKIEKYDGAYNYKLVYCPSVCPSCKHECKNVGMVVDQNGNQRLALSDVPYQFRFFKA; this comes from the coding sequence ATGAAGACCGCATCGTTAGCATCATTGGTTCTTATTCTCTTAGCCTTGAGCTCACAATCACTACTTGGAGAAGCTGAAACTTCACCTGAGCAAGTGCTTGACACATCAGGCAAAGTTCTCCGGGAAGGTGTCAATTACAACATTCTCATATCCATGCCCTACACAAGTTGTAGAAGTCCACAAGGCCTTGGCCTCTCAAAGATTGGTAACTCATGCCCTCTTGATGTCGTGGTTGTGGATATAAACCATCGCTTGCCACTTAGGTTTATACCTGTTAACCCTAAAAAAGGCGTTATTCGTGTGGCTACTGATCTCAACATCATGTTCCCTGATCGTAACGTGACTTGTCCTCACCATTCCACAGTGTGGAAGGTTGATAATTTTCATGTTTCTAAGGGACATAGGTTGGTGACCACTGGAGGTGTTGTTGGATACCCTGGTAGGGAAACTATTGGCAATTGGTTCAAGATTGAGAAGTATGATGGTGCTTATAATTATAAACTAGTGTATTGTCCCAGCGTATGCCCTTCATGCAAGCACGAGTGCAAGAATGTTGGGATGGTTGTGGATCAGAATGGGAACCAGCGTTTGGCACTAAGTGATGTTCCCTACCAATTTAGATTCTTCAAGGCATAA
- the LOC100779841 gene encoding miraculin: MKNILLAFVLLFALSSQPLLGVADASPEQVVDTSGKKLRAGLSYYIVPAVPLTRCGRYERCMGGGGLSLASIGESCPLDVVVVPRSHGLPLQFSPVDPKKGVVRVSTDLNIMFSTDHTSCAEYSPVWKLDHFDVSKGKWFVSTGGSMGNPSWETIRNWFKIEKCDGAYKIVYCPSVFPSSSSKHMCKDIGVFVDENGFRRLALSNVPFKVKFQRA; the protein is encoded by the coding sequence atgaagAACATATTGCTAGCATTTGTGCTTCTCTTTGCATTGAGCTCACAACCACTACTTGGAGTAGCTGATGCATCACCTGAGCAAGTGGTTGACACATCAGGGAAGAAGCTCCGAGCTGGTCTCAGTTACTATATCGTTCCGGCGGTGCCCTTAACAAGATGTGGAAGGTATGAAAGATGCATGGGTGGTGGAGGCCTTTCACTTGCCAGCATTGGTGAATCATGCCCTCTTGATGTTGTGGTTGTGCCAAGATCTCATGGCTTGCCATTGCAATTTTCACCCGTTGACCCTAAGAAAGGTGTTGTTCGTGTTTCCACTGATTTGAACATCATGTTTTCCACTGATCATACCAGTTGTGCTGAGTACTCCCCAGTGTGGAAATTGGATCACTTTGATGTCTCTAAAGGAAAGTGGTTTGTCTCCACTGGTGGCTCTATGGGAAACCCCAGTTGGGAAACTATACGCAACTGGTTCAAGATTGAGAAGTGCGATGGTGCTTATAAGATTGTTTATTGTCCCAGCGTGTTCCCTTCCTCTTCTTCCAAGCACATGTGCAAGGATATTGGTGTGTTTGTGGATGAGAATGGCTTTAGGCGTTTGGCTCTAAGCAATGTTCCTTTCAAAGTCAAGTTCCAGAGGGCCTGA